The window CTCGCCGGCGAGCCGGTCACGGCGGGGCCGGCAAACCTTTCCGAAGACGAAATCGAGGGACTCGACGGTTTGCCTCCACAGGTGCAGGCGCAGCGCCTGCTGGAGCGCGCCATCAATCACGACGCAGGCGCGGCCGAGCAGATCGAGAAACGCGTTGCGGGTTGGCGCGGCAAGATCCATGAAGACCAGCGCTTGTGGGCGCTGGTCACCGCGGCGCTGAACTCGAACGACCTGCGCGTGCGCGCAGCGGCGCTAGAGGTGGATATGGCCGCGCGCGGCACCCCCAAGACGCCCGAGATGGTGGACAAGATGATCACCGCCGCCGAACCCGGCGGCGCGCACCGCACCGGCGCCCTCTGGGCACTGGGCGAGCTGGCCAACCGCGGCGTCGAAGCTGACCGCGCGCGGCAAACGCTGGTCAGTTATCTGCATGACTCGCAAGAAGAGGCCCGCTACTGGGCGGTCGAGGGCCTGGCTTTGACCGGGCAGGACGAGTCCATCGCTCCGCTACTGGAGGTCTTGCGCAATGACAGTTCGGCGCGCGTCCGCGAGCGCGCGGCGTGCAGCCTGGCACAGTCAGGCATGCTGGACCATGCGCAGCGCATGCAGGCTGTCCCCGAATTGCTCGACTACGCCGACGATCCCGCGCTCGACGCGGCCACGCACAAGTGGATCTTTCAGGCCCTGCGCGATATCACCGGCCAGAGCCTGGGCGAGGACGCGGCGGCATGGCGCAACTGGTATTCCGCCTCCACCCACCGGTAAAACCGGCCTCCCGCGCACCCAGGAAAACTTTTGGCGGCGGCGAAAATCCAAATAAAGCGGTTCGCAGGGCCGGACAGCGGGGCTATAATTTGCGGTATAGGCCCTCTGAGTGGCGCACCGCCCCGCCTGCGGGACGGGCGTGGGGGCAGGCGAAAGAGAGAGCGAGGTGTCACATGGTGGAATGGACACCATTCATGGTCGCGCTCGCGACGGCGTGGGGCGCGGTAACGACCGTGCTCGTCATCCTGCTGATCTACCGCGGCACGCTGACAATGCACGAAGACGATCAGCTATTCCT of the Acidobacteriota bacterium genome contains:
- a CDS encoding HEAT repeat domain-containing protein produces the protein MSDSDRDPLFFPPAKQPPPPAEDPQHLNATEAQLEPEGYSAEVDTAGQQKRLKIIVVATAVMLVCGLFYLKADTVQAAWADLKVRLGLAGEPVTAGPANLSEDEIEGLDGLPPQVQAQRLLERAINHDAGAAEQIEKRVAGWRGKIHEDQRLWALVTAALNSNDLRVRAAALEVDMAARGTPKTPEMVDKMITAAEPGGAHRTGALWALGELANRGVEADRARQTLVSYLHDSQEEARYWAVEGLALTGQDESIAPLLEVLRNDSSARVRERAACSLAQSGMLDHAQRMQAVPELLDYADDPALDAATHKWIFQALRDITGQSLGEDAAAWRNWYSASTHR